Proteins encoded within one genomic window of Gallus gallus isolate bGalGal1 chromosome 1, bGalGal1.mat.broiler.GRCg7b, whole genome shotgun sequence:
- the CD4 gene encoding T-cell surface glycoprotein CD4 precursor, translated as MERCGAVVSCVFAVILVLQLGLTPIMAQQEQQIGIAGKEVILSCKAINNQKDGTCTWKYKYKEVSSTIISFSKAQVFKGKAPMTHRSELNSNSKKLKVSDLSLDDAGIYTCACYSPVVSISLHVFKLTISSNGHFLTNEDLELTLMQNSSHSQPHLSIKLFNINNNIVTTEILQEEAPQKYILKLKQLKAIDSGTWMCHVYSNSPSINQNISFDVKVLGFEEERLEIVYTTVGNTAILSWHLNFRKIKWKEGFTGKLNWEPQGNTAIHELLNFSVTTHQELHKTKKSNHIWFEISEGKTDGTMDVKIPKVQLNHSGQYKCQLEINGRRTESVRALVVMQVTAIPAGPLSRGGKMTLLCQVSGPLPSNAHLLWERVNGTQMEMKKSKQHEAKVEVNVSAPGLWNCHLVEDNNKKISLNYTVEEAHVWNSYAVIGIIIGASVLVIGLACMCIITGMRWQRRRKRARRMAQAKQYLLEKKTCQCQRRMYK; from the exons GTCTGACCCCCATTATGGCTCAGCAAGAACAACAGATTGGGATTGCAGGAAAGGAGGTGATCCTGAGCTGCAAAGCCATAAATAATCAGAAAGATGGGACCTGTACTTGGAAGTACAAGTATAAAGAAGTTTCTTCTACTATTATAAGCTTTTCTAAAGCACAGGTTTTTAAAG gcAAAGCTCCAATGACTCATCGATCTGAATTGAACTCGAACAGCAAAAAGCTGAAGGTGTCAGACTTGAGCCTGGACGACGCTGGCATCTACACCTGTGCATGTTACTCTCCTGTAGTCAGTATCTCACTGCATGTCTTTAAAT tgACAATCTCTTCAAATGGGCACTTCCTCACAAATGAAGACCTCGAGCTTACTTTGATGCAAAATTCATCCCACTCACAACCCCATCTCAGCATCAAATTGTTTAACATTAACAATAACATAGTGACAACAGAAATTTTGCAAGAGGAGGCCCCTCAGAAATACATACTGAAGCTAAAGCAACTGAAGGCTATAGACAGTGGAACCTGGATGTGTCACGTTTATTCAAACTCTCCATCGATTAATCAGAACATCTCCTTTGATGTGAAGGTATTAG GTTTTGAGGAGGAACGCTTGGAAATAGTCTACACTACTGTTGGCAACACTGCAATCTTGTCATGGCATCTGAACTTCAGGAAGATCAAGTGGAAAGAAGGTTTCACAGGCAAACTGAATTGGGAACCACAGGGAAATACAGCCATTCATGAGCTGCTTAATTTCAGTGTCACAACACATCAAGAGCTGCATAAAACTAAGAAAAGCAACCACATTTGGTTTGAGATATCTGAAGGGAAAACTGACGGTACTATGGACGTTAAAATCCCCAAAGTCCAGTTAAATCACTCTGGGCAGTACAAATGCCAGCTGGAGATCAACGGTAGAAGAACGGAGAGCGTGAGAGCACTAGTGGTGATGCAAG TCACTGCTATCCCTGCTGGGCCACTCTCCAGAGGGGGCAAGATGACCCTGCTCTGTCAGGTGTCTGGTCCCCTGCCATCCAATGCCCACTTGCTCTGGGAACGTGTGAATGGGActcaaatggaaatgaagaagtCAAAACAGCATGAAGCAAAAGTGGAGGTGAACGTCAGTGCTCCAGGATTGTGGAACTGTCACCTCGTGGAAGACAATAACAAAAAGATCAGCCTTAATTATACCGTGG AGGAAGCTCATGTTTGGAATAGCTATGCAGTAATTGGAATAATTATTGGAGCCAGTGTGTTGGTGATTGGCCTTGCATGCATGTGCATAATCACTGGTATGAGGTGGCAGCGGAGAAGG AAACGGGCAAGAAGGATGGCACAAGCAAAACAATACTTGCTGGAAAAGAAGACATGTCAGTGTCAACG CCGGATGTATAAGTAG